In Clarias gariepinus isolate MV-2021 ecotype Netherlands chromosome 1, CGAR_prim_01v2, whole genome shotgun sequence, one DNA window encodes the following:
- the ltb4r2b gene encoding leukotriene B4 receptor 2b, translating to MSWPQDHSGSSDPHTCVSPLTLNSTSSSPSDKVPSDSTVSFFIGTFVLAIVFLLGVPGNLFIIWSILARARQRSVTTLIILNLACADGAIMCLTIFFIVYLAKQSWVFGRFMCKLLFYLCNTNMYASIMLITLMSVHRLVTVLRPQDAHLFKRRRNVLSVLTMLWVLVFTLAIPAFIFRDVEEKLCSQVVCSHKHTDPKYVVIHFCMETVVGFLLPYAIIVSSYVCILLRLRQTRFKRRVRSEKLILSIIITFAVFWIPYHIINIMQVVSACAPAHSQLQTLNNFSRSYRAAASSLAFISSCANPVLYALAGRSYIRVDGMSFMARLFEGTALEITNGTLQIQRKISRAGAAVLGLKNCDSHANREDQI from the exons ATGTCATGGCCCCAGGACCACAGTGGATCGTCTGATCCACACACATGT GTATCTCCACTGACTCTGAATTCCACAAGCTCTTCACCTTCTGATAAAGTCCCATCAGACTCCACAGTCTCTTTCTTTATCGGTACCTTCGTCCTTGCCATCGTCTTCCTCCTGGGTGTCCCAGGAAACCTCTTCATCATATGGAGCATCCTGGCACGCGCCCGTCAGCGCTCAGTCACCACGCTGATCATCCTAAACCTGGCGTGTGCCGACGGTGCCATCATGTGCCTCACCATATTCTTCATCGTATACCTGGCCAAGCAGTCGTGGGTGTTTGGACGCTTCATGTGCAAGTTGCTTTTCTACCTGTGCAACACCAACATGTATGCCTCCATCATGCTCATCACACTCATGAGCGTGCACCGGCTGGTGACCGTGCTGCGACCACAAGATGCTCACCTCTTCAAGCGCAGGAGAAACGTGCTGAGCGTCCTCACCATGCTCTGGGTGCTGGTCTTCACGCTCGCCATCCCTGCTTTCATATTCAGGGACGTGGAAGAGAAGCTCTGCAGCCAGGTGGTGTGCTCTCACAAGCACACAGATCCCAAATAT GTGGTGATCCACTTCTGCATGGAGACGGTGGTGGGGTTCCTGCTCCCGTACGCAATCATCGTCAGCAGTTATGTGTGTATCCTCCTCCGCCTGCGACAGACACGGTTTAAGAGGAGAGTGCGCAGTGAGAAGCTCATCctctccatcatcatcaccttcgCTGTGTTCTGGATCCCGTACCACATCATCAACATCATGCAG GTGGTGTCTGCGTGTGCACCAGCGCATTCTCAACTCCAAAC GTTGAACAATTTTTCACGCTCTTATCGAGCCGCCGCCTCTTCTCTGGCCTTCATTAGCAGCTGTGCTAACCCGGTGCTGTATGCGCTAGCAGGGCGCTCGTACATTCGCGTAGATGGTATGTCCTTCATGGCCCGGTTGTTTGAGGGCACGGCGCTCGAGATCACCAACGGAACGCTCCAAATTCAACGTAAAATAAGCAGAGCAGGAGCGGCAGTGCTCGGCCTGAAGAACTGTGACTCGCATGCAAACAGGGAAGACCAAATCTGA
- the sdr39u1 gene encoding epimerase family protein SDR39U1 translates to MRVLIGGGSGFIGRELIRLLKVKGHEVTVISRHPGVGRITWADLESAGLPVCDAVVNLAGENILNPLRRWSESYRADVFNSRINTTRSLTHCITSSHTPPQSWVLITGLACYRPNGETQYTEDSEWTTFDLWSQLVKEWEEVGRLPGNATENTRQVVIRSGVVLGRGGGAIQQMLPPFWLGLGGTLGSGSQPFPWIHVSDLAGIIAHSLDPSCVPASPRPAVFNGVAPALNTNLEFTWELGRALRRPTPLPVPEFLLRAALGPERAAILTQGARVVPRRALESGFRFQYPDLTSALRQILSRSP, encoded by the exons ATGCGGGTGCTGATCG gCGGAGGGTCTGGGTTTATTGGCCGTGAACTCATCAGACTCCTGAAGGTTAAAGGTCATGAGGTCACGGTCATATCACGGCACCCTGGTGTGGGTCGGATCACCTGG GCTGATCTGGAGTCAGCTGGTCTCCCTGTGTGTGACGCTGTGGTGAATCTCGCTGGAGAAAACATCTTAAACCCACTGAGACg ATGGAGTGAAAGTTACAGAGCTGATGTGTTTAACAGTCGAATAAACACCACCAGGAGCTTAACACACTGTAtcacctcctcacacactcctcctcaGTCCTGGGTCCTGATCACCGGCctcg caTGTTACAGACCAAATGGAGAGACTCAGTACACAGAGGACAGTGAGTGGACGACCTTTGACCTTTGGTCTCAGTTGGTGAAGGAGTGGGAGGAAGTGGGACGACTTCCAGGAAACGCCACAGAAAACACCAGACAGGTCGTCATCAGATCAG GAGTGGTCCTGGGTCGCGGGGGTGGGGCCATACAGCAGATGCTCCCTCCGTTCTGGCTGGGTTTAGGAGGAACTTTGGGTTCGGGGTCGCAGCCCTTTCCTTGGATCCACGTGTCAGATTTAGCCGGGATCATCGCTCACTCTCTCGATCCGTCCTGCGTCCCAGCGTCCCCTCGGCCGGCGGTGTTTAATGGAGTCGCTCCGGCTCTGAACACCAACCTCGAGTTCACGTGGGAGCTGGGCCGAGCCTTGAGACGCCCCACGCCGCTTCCCGTCCCTGAGTTCCTCCTGAGAGCCGCCCTGGGCCCAGAGAGGGCCGCGATCCTGACCCAGGGTGCGAGGGTCGTCCCGCGGAGAGCGCTGGAGTCGGGATTTCGGTTCCAGTATCCGGATCTAACCTCGGCGCTGCGGCAGATTCTCTCACGCTCGCCGTAA